A genomic window from Vitis riparia cultivar Riparia Gloire de Montpellier isolate 1030 chromosome 16, EGFV_Vit.rip_1.0, whole genome shotgun sequence includes:
- the LOC117933923 gene encoding uncharacterized protein LOC117933923 produces MDSSSISANVNNILVLNGTNFKKWKEHVIIVLGCMDLDYALREDRLADLTGAGTAKQRVAIEKWERSNLMSLMIMKHTIPEAIRGEILEESQAKTFLDQIANRFAANEKFETTLFLVSLSPCGTKGKRI; encoded by the coding sequence ATGGATTCATCTTCTATATCTGCTAATGTTAACAACATTCTTGTGCTTAATGgcacaaacttcaagaaatggaaggagCATGTTATAATTGTGCTCGGGTGCATGGATTTGGACTATGCATTAAGAGAGGATCGCCTTGCAGACCTTACTGGTGCTGGCACTGCTAAGCAAAGAGTTGCTATAGAAAAATGGGAGCGATCCAATCTcatgagtctaatgataatGAAACACACAATTCCAGAAGCTATAAGGGGTGAAATACTTGAGGAGTCCCAAGCCAAGACATTCTTGGACCAGATAGCAAATCGTTTCGCTGCAAACGAAAAATTCGAGACAACGctattcttagtaagcttgtctcCATGTGGTACAAAGGGAAAAAGAATATAA